In Providencia rettgeri, the following proteins share a genomic window:
- a CDS encoding DUF2946 domain-containing protein produces MHLRTSIRQFAAYLALLAVAMLFIAPLFSQSMRLMEHCISPNSHNAMEPPSTAEHSMHSHQGMLMPENCDVSTPMNHMLMTGIGQSPMEDIACGYCQLLIHFPFLILFIAAVIRQFARLTLFIPFECYVQIRLFRPWSLHFARAPPTS; encoded by the coding sequence TTGCACCTGCGCACTTCAATCAGACAATTTGCTGCCTACCTTGCATTATTGGCTGTGGCTATGCTGTTTATTGCTCCATTGTTCTCTCAATCGATGAGGCTGATGGAACACTGCATAAGCCCTAATTCTCATAATGCAATGGAGCCTCCATCAACGGCAGAACATTCGATGCATTCGCATCAAGGTATGCTGATGCCTGAAAATTGTGACGTTTCAACACCAATGAACCATATGTTAATGACAGGGATCGGGCAATCACCGATGGAAGACATTGCATGTGGCTACTGCCAGTTATTGATCCACTTTCCGTTTCTTATCTTATTTATTGCTGCGGTTATTCGGCAATTCGCTAGACTGACGCTATTTATTCCCTTTGAGTGTTACGTTCAAATTAGATTATTTAGACCTTGGTCATTACATTTCGCTCGAGCCCCTCCGACCTCCTGA
- a CDS encoding cytochrome c-type biogenesis protein CcmH: MRYLLGLLMLALSATVTYASTEVFTFDNEQQEQQFRKLTEELRCPKCQNNSIADSNSMIALDLRQKVYELMKEGKNRDEIVDYMVARYGYFVTYNPPLTPLTVMLWGLPFVAIAVGGWIIFARSKKRVRLKQVEQGDEEALPEASRTSNWVYLPGFIIALGVAGGAYYQVGSYGKVADWNNAYQQAPALLDRALDPSEPPLNNAEMEHLALGLRTRLQEDPQNVEAWEMLGRIGMVLGNATMATDAYGRAYRLAPKNENVVMGYAEVLTRSSDPEDNRQGAELLKKLIAEDRTNVKALSIFAFNAFEQERYAEAISAWQMMLKLLPENDQRRPIIERSVEQALMMVHEKKGLPSDK; encoded by the coding sequence ATGAGGTATTTATTGGGTTTATTGATGTTAGCGTTAAGCGCAACGGTGACATATGCATCGACGGAAGTGTTTACTTTCGATAATGAACAGCAAGAGCAGCAATTTCGTAAATTAACGGAAGAGCTACGTTGTCCTAAATGCCAAAACAACAGTATTGCGGATTCTAACTCAATGATTGCACTGGATTTGCGACAAAAAGTGTATGAGTTAATGAAAGAAGGTAAAAACCGCGATGAAATCGTTGATTATATGGTTGCTCGCTATGGTTACTTCGTCACTTATAACCCACCACTGACACCGCTCACGGTGATGCTATGGGGGTTACCGTTTGTTGCGATAGCGGTAGGCGGCTGGATCATTTTTGCCCGTTCTAAAAAACGCGTTAGATTAAAACAGGTTGAGCAGGGGGATGAGGAAGCATTACCTGAGGCCTCTCGCACTAGCAATTGGGTTTATTTACCCGGGTTTATCATTGCGTTAGGTGTTGCGGGTGGGGCTTATTATCAGGTCGGTAGTTACGGGAAAGTGGCCGATTGGAATAATGCCTATCAACAAGCTCCTGCTTTGTTAGACAGAGCGCTAGATCCATCTGAGCCGCCACTCAATAATGCGGAAATGGAACACCTTGCTTTAGGGTTACGCACTCGATTGCAGGAAGACCCGCAAAATGTCGAAGCGTGGGAAATGCTAGGCCGTATTGGTATGGTGTTGGGAAATGCGACTATGGCAACCGATGCCTATGGCCGCGCTTATCGCCTAGCCCCTAAAAATGAAAATGTAGTGATGGGGTATGCGGAGGTTTTGACGCGCTCTTCTGATCCTGAAGATAACCGCCAAGGTGCGGAATTACTTAAAAAGCTGATCGCAGAAGACCGCACTAATGTGAAAGCGTTGAGTATTTTTGCATTCAATGCATTTGAGCAAGAACGTTACGCGGAAGCCATTTCTGCTTGGCAAATGATGTTAAAACTGCTGCCAGAAAATGACCAACGTCGGCCGATTATCGAGCGTAGTGTTGAGCAGGCATTAATGATGGTACATGAAAAGAAAGGCTTGCCATCCGATAAGTAA
- the dsbE gene encoding thiol:disulfide interchange protein DsbE, with product MNRKVFLIPFIIFAGIAAVLLWQLMRNAEGDDPRLLESALIGKPVPVFRLESLENPGQHYESDVLTQGQPILLNVWATWCPTCRAEHQYLNKLSAQGVRVVGLNYKDKRDKAIVWLRELGNPYALSLFDGEGMLGLDLGVYGAPETFLIDGNGVIRYRHAGAMDERVWEKEFKPLWERYNQEANQ from the coding sequence ATGAACCGCAAAGTCTTCCTAATTCCTTTTATTATTTTTGCAGGAATTGCTGCGGTTCTGTTATGGCAATTGATGCGCAATGCGGAAGGAGATGATCCTCGCTTATTAGAATCCGCGTTAATTGGTAAGCCAGTGCCTGTTTTTCGCCTTGAATCACTTGAAAATCCGGGGCAGCACTACGAATCCGATGTATTAACACAAGGGCAACCTATTTTGTTGAATGTTTGGGCGACATGGTGCCCAACATGCCGTGCAGAGCATCAATATTTGAATAAATTGTCTGCACAAGGTGTTCGAGTGGTCGGGTTGAATTATAAAGATAAACGGGATAAAGCCATTGTGTGGTTACGTGAGTTGGGTAACCCTTATGCTCTAAGTTTATTTGATGGTGAAGGTATGTTAGGCCTTGATTTAGGGGTATATGGTGCACCTGAAACCTTCTTAATTGATGGCAATGGTGTGATCCGTTATCGTCACGCAGGGGCAATGGACGAGCGCGTTTGGGAAAAAGAATTTAAACCCCTTTGGGAGCGCTATAATCAGGAGGCGAACCAATGA
- a CDS encoding heme lyase CcmF/NrfE family subunit, whose protein sequence is MIPEIGSVLLCLALGLAVLLSFYPLWGVARNDARLMASSRPLAWLLFLCVTGAFLVLVNAFVVNDFSVTYVANNSNTQLPIWYRVAATWGAHEGSLLLWVLLMSGWTFAVAICSYRMPLDIVARVLAVMGMVSVGFLLFIIFTSNPFSRTLPAFPIEGRDLNPLLQDPGLIFHPPLLYMGYVGFSVAFAFAIAALLSGRLDSSFTRFARPWTMAAWFFLTLGIMLGSAWAYYELGWGGWWFWDPVENASFMPWLVGTALIHSLSVTEQRATFKAWSLLLSIFAFSLCLLGTFLVRSGVLVSVHAFASDPSRGLFILAFMVLVIGGSLLVFALRGHKVRSRVNNALWSRESMLLGNNVILTAAMLVVLLGTLLPLVHKQIGLGTISIGEPFFNTMFIALMVPFALLLGIGPLVRWGRDRPAAIKKLLIIATVLTVILSFALPLLMEDRVEALTVVGLMMACWIAILAFAEMRVRISKKIKLTPSYWGMVLAHLGLAVTIVGIAFSQNYSIERDVKMKPGDSISIRAYTFVFNGVKEADGPNYQGVIGSISVKEKDKVIGVLMPEKRFYSVSRAVMTEAAIDGGFTRDLYAALGEEVAKDTWTMRLYYKPFVRWIWSGGVLMAIGALFCLFDPRYRRRKLQGETA, encoded by the coding sequence ATGATCCCGGAAATTGGTAGCGTTTTACTGTGCTTGGCGTTAGGTCTCGCTGTTTTGCTGTCTTTTTACCCGCTCTGGGGAGTAGCACGTAATGATGCACGTTTAATGGCATCATCACGTCCATTAGCATGGTTACTTTTTCTCTGCGTCACCGGGGCATTCCTAGTATTAGTGAATGCCTTTGTTGTTAATGATTTCTCAGTCACTTATGTTGCCAATAACTCTAATACGCAATTGCCGATTTGGTACCGTGTTGCGGCAACATGGGGAGCTCATGAAGGCTCATTATTACTTTGGGTATTATTAATGAGTGGCTGGACATTTGCGGTGGCAATTTGCAGTTACCGAATGCCTCTCGACATTGTCGCCCGTGTTTTAGCGGTCATGGGGATGGTTAGCGTGGGTTTTTTACTGTTTATCATCTTTACGTCAAATCCATTTTCTCGCACGCTGCCCGCCTTTCCGATAGAAGGGCGTGACCTCAATCCATTGCTGCAAGACCCTGGGCTGATTTTCCATCCACCATTGTTATATATGGGCTATGTCGGCTTCTCAGTGGCATTTGCCTTTGCGATTGCGGCATTGTTAAGTGGCCGGTTAGATAGCTCCTTCACGCGCTTTGCTCGCCCTTGGACGATGGCAGCCTGGTTCTTTTTAACGTTGGGGATCATGTTAGGTTCCGCATGGGCCTATTATGAATTAGGTTGGGGAGGCTGGTGGTTCTGGGATCCAGTAGAAAACGCCTCCTTTATGCCATGGTTAGTGGGAACGGCATTGATCCACTCACTCTCCGTCACTGAGCAGCGAGCCACGTTTAAAGCATGGTCACTATTATTATCGATTTTTGCTTTCTCATTGTGTTTACTCGGGACGTTCTTGGTTCGCTCGGGGGTATTAGTTTCTGTACACGCCTTCGCCTCAGACCCATCTCGAGGGTTATTCATCTTAGCCTTCATGGTGTTAGTGATTGGCGGCTCTTTACTGGTGTTTGCACTGCGTGGGCACAAGGTACGTTCAAGGGTGAACAATGCCTTATGGTCGCGTGAATCTATGTTATTGGGTAATAACGTTATCCTAACAGCAGCGATGTTAGTCGTGTTACTCGGTACATTGCTACCCTTGGTTCATAAACAAATTGGCCTTGGCACGATTTCTATTGGTGAACCATTCTTTAATACCATGTTTATAGCATTGATGGTGCCATTTGCCTTGTTACTGGGGATTGGTCCACTTGTACGTTGGGGGCGTGACCGTCCTGCCGCCATCAAAAAATTATTAATCATTGCAACGGTATTAACTGTTATTCTCTCTTTTGCCCTGCCATTACTGATGGAAGATAGGGTAGAAGCGCTGACGGTTGTCGGCTTAATGATGGCGTGTTGGATAGCCATTCTTGCATTTGCGGAAATGCGAGTGCGCATCAGTAAGAAAATCAAGCTCACGCCAAGTTACTGGGGTATGGTACTGGCTCACTTAGGTTTAGCGGTAACTATCGTCGGTATTGCCTTTAGCCAAAATTACAGTATTGAGCGTGATGTGAAAATGAAGCCGGGCGATAGCATTTCAATTCGTGCTTATACCTTTGTATTTAATGGCGTAAAAGAGGCTGATGGCCCTAATTATCAAGGCGTTATTGGTAGTATTTCAGTGAAAGAGAAAGACAAAGTCATCGGTGTTTTAATGCCTGAAAAACGTTTTTATAGCGTTAGCCGAGCTGTTATGACTGAAGCCGCGATTGATGGCGGTTTTACTCGCGATTTATATGCGGCATTGGGTGAGGAAGTCGCGAAAGATACGTGGACGATGCGTTTGTATTATAAACCGTTTGTTCGTTGGATCTGGTCTGGTGGTGTGTTAATGGCTATCGGTGCGTTATTTTGTTTGTTTGACCCACGTTATCGTCGTCGTAAATTACAAGGGGAAACAGCATGA
- the ccmE gene encoding cytochrome c maturation protein CcmE, which yields MNIRRRNRLWLICSILVGVGLTLALILYALRSSIDLFYTPGEILYGKRETQQVPEVGQRLRVGGMVMPGSVVRDSDPVSNAVNITFTVYDAEGEVDVSYHGILPDLFKEGQGVVVQGELQENNHILAKEVLAKHDENYTPPEVEKAMQENHRRPAAAYKDNAS from the coding sequence GTGAATATTCGTCGTCGTAACCGACTTTGGTTGATCTGTTCCATATTGGTTGGCGTGGGGTTAACCCTCGCATTGATTCTCTACGCATTGCGCTCAAGTATTGACTTGTTTTATACCCCCGGTGAAATCCTCTACGGTAAGCGGGAAACTCAGCAAGTTCCTGAAGTTGGACAACGTTTGCGCGTTGGCGGTATGGTGATGCCAGGCAGTGTGGTACGCGATTCTGACCCTGTCTCTAATGCTGTCAATATCACTTTTACGGTTTATGATGCCGAAGGTGAAGTGGACGTCAGCTATCACGGAATTTTGCCTGACTTATTCAAAGAAGGGCAAGGTGTCGTTGTTCAAGGCGAATTACAAGAGAATAATCATATTTTAGCGAAAGAAGTCCTTGCGAAACATGATGAAAACTACACGCCGCCAGAAGTTGAAAAAGCGATGCAGGAAAACCACCGCAGGCCAGCTGCTGCCTATAAGGACAACGCATCATGA
- the ccmD gene encoding heme exporter protein CcmD — protein sequence MTSAFASWSEFWAMGGYGFYVWLAVALTLIPILLLCLHTYIQRKMIINAIIQQQAREVRQKAARARREGV from the coding sequence ATGACTAGCGCATTTGCATCTTGGAGTGAGTTTTGGGCGATGGGCGGCTATGGTTTTTATGTATGGCTGGCGGTTGCGCTGACATTAATACCTATTTTGTTACTCTGTTTGCATACATACATACAAAGAAAAATGATAATAAATGCCATTATTCAACAGCAAGCTCGTGAAGTCAGGCAAAAAGCAGCAAGAGCGCGTAGGGAGGGTGTGTGA
- a CDS encoding heme ABC transporter permease, with protein sequence MWKKLHQLAIPANLYRLCGRLIPWFIILSVICLAVGWIWGFGFAPTDKVQSQSYRIMYIHVPAAMWSMGIYATMAITAFVGLVWQMKVSELAIAAMAPVGAVFTFIALVTGATWGKPMWGAWWVWDARLTSELILFFLYVGIIALWHAFDDRRTAGKAAAILVLIGVINLPIIHYSVEWWQTLHQPSTRMQESIDPAMRTPLRLAILGYLFLFISLTLIRLRSQLLMLERNRPWVLDIVNKKGHQS encoded by the coding sequence ATGTGGAAAAAGCTTCATCAACTTGCCATTCCAGCCAACCTTTATCGGCTATGTGGGCGCCTAATACCGTGGTTTATTATATTGAGTGTAATTTGTTTAGCGGTGGGATGGATTTGGGGATTTGGTTTTGCGCCAACCGATAAAGTCCAAAGCCAAAGTTATCGTATTATGTATATCCATGTGCCTGCTGCAATGTGGTCAATGGGGATCTATGCCACCATGGCAATCACCGCTTTTGTCGGTCTCGTATGGCAAATGAAAGTCTCTGAGTTGGCGATAGCGGCAATGGCGCCTGTCGGGGCGGTATTTACCTTTATCGCATTGGTTACGGGAGCGACATGGGGTAAACCCATGTGGGGAGCATGGTGGGTATGGGATGCACGTTTAACCTCTGAATTAATTCTATTTTTTCTGTATGTGGGGATTATCGCTTTATGGCATGCTTTTGATGATCGTCGCACCGCAGGCAAGGCCGCTGCGATTCTAGTCTTAATTGGCGTGATTAACCTACCTATCATTCATTATTCAGTTGAATGGTGGCAAACCTTGCATCAACCTTCAACGCGTATGCAAGAAAGTATTGATCCAGCTATGCGTACCCCATTACGTTTAGCTATTCTTGGTTACCTATTTCTCTTTATCTCATTAACGTTGATCCGTTTACGTAGCCAATTATTGATGTTAGAACGTAACCGCCCATGGGTATTAGATATTGTGAATAAAAAAGGACATCAATCATGA
- the napC gene encoding cytochrome c-type protein NapC, translating to MSNNNDKQTHDDKPKKKGLFGLIGRVWRWWRRPSRLALGTLLLIGFVSGVIFWGGFNTGMEMANTEEFCISCHEMRENVYEEYMDTIHYTNRSGVRATCPDCHVPHEFGPKMVRKIQASKELYGKIFGIIDTPQKFEDHRLAMAQSEWRRMKNNDSQECRNCHNFEYMDFTAQKGVAAKMHDQAITDGKTCIDCHKGIAHKLPDMREVEPGF from the coding sequence ATGTCAAATAACAATGATAAACAAACACATGATGACAAGCCGAAGAAAAAGGGTTTGTTTGGGTTAATTGGCCGAGTATGGCGGTGGTGGCGTAGGCCAAGTCGTTTAGCGTTAGGAACCTTATTACTGATTGGTTTTGTGAGTGGTGTTATCTTCTGGGGCGGCTTCAATACGGGTATGGAAATGGCCAATACGGAAGAGTTCTGTATTAGCTGCCATGAAATGCGTGAGAATGTCTATGAAGAATATATGGATACTATTCACTATACTAACCGTAGTGGTGTCCGTGCAACTTGCCCAGATTGTCACGTACCGCATGAGTTCGGCCCCAAAATGGTGCGTAAAATTCAAGCGAGCAAGGAGTTATACGGGAAAATTTTTGGCATCATCGACACGCCACAAAAATTTGAGGACCATCGGTTAGCGATGGCGCAAAGTGAGTGGCGGCGAATGAAAAATAACGACTCACAAGAGTGCCGTAACTGCCATAACTTTGAATATATGGACTTCACGGCACAAAAAGGGGTTGCAGCTAAAATGCATGACCAAGCCATCACGGATGGCAAAACCTGTATTGATTGCCATAAAGGGATCGCCCATAAGTTGCCAGACATGCGTGAAGTTGAACCTGGCTTTTAA
- the napB gene encoding nitrate reductase cytochrome c-type subunit, producing the protein MKNPVLKKTISRWVAGMAFVVSSLVWAANGVDLTQSPEVSGTSEGSIHIPKEQERMALNYVNQPPMIPHSVEGYQITTNTNRCLQCHGVENYRTTGAPRVSPTHFMDATGKVLGEVAPNRYFCLQCHVPQSDTAPIVDNTFTPSKGFGK; encoded by the coding sequence ATGAAAAATCCTGTCCTGAAAAAGACGATCAGCCGTTGGGTGGCTGGAATGGCCTTTGTTGTAAGCAGTCTTGTTTGGGCTGCTAATGGTGTAGACCTGACCCAATCACCAGAAGTATCCGGTACGTCAGAAGGAAGCATTCATATTCCGAAAGAGCAAGAAAGAATGGCATTAAACTATGTGAATCAGCCACCAATGATCCCACATAGTGTTGAAGGTTATCAAATTACCACTAATACTAATCGTTGTTTGCAATGCCATGGCGTGGAAAATTATCGTACCACAGGGGCACCTAGAGTTAGCCCAACGCACTTTATGGATGCAACAGGCAAAGTCCTTGGTGAAGTCGCACCAAACCGCTACTTCTGTCTACAGTGCCACGTGCCGCAATCAGACACAGCACCGATTGTTGATAACACATTTACCCCATCCAAAGGTTTTGGGAAATAA
- the napH gene encoding quinol dehydrogenase ferredoxin subunit NapH → MANRKRDAGREAQAKKGWWQSHKWLVFRRISQLLVLAMFLSGPWFGVWILKGNYSSSLLLDTVPLTDPLITLESLASGYLPGISALVGAAIVFGVYALLGKRIFCSWVCPVNPVTDAAAWLRRKFDFNQSATIPRNIRYVLLVVILIGSAITGTLLWEWLNPVSLMGRSLIFGFGSGALVLVALFLFDLLVVEHGWCGHLCPLGALYGVAGCKGALVVTAENKENCSRCMDCFHICPEPQVLRAPVLDKQAPAQISDKDCITCGRCIDVCSEDVFKITLRWSSGAKS, encoded by the coding sequence ATGGCGAATCGTAAACGTGATGCCGGACGTGAAGCTCAGGCAAAAAAAGGCTGGTGGCAAAGCCACAAATGGTTGGTGTTTAGACGCATAAGCCAATTGCTGGTGTTAGCGATGTTCTTGAGTGGGCCATGGTTTGGGGTGTGGATTTTAAAGGGTAACTACAGCAGTAGTTTATTGTTAGACACCGTACCTTTGACTGATCCTTTAATTACTTTAGAGAGCTTAGCAAGTGGTTACTTACCGGGGATCTCCGCATTAGTTGGGGCGGCTATCGTATTCGGGGTTTATGCACTGTTGGGTAAGCGTATTTTCTGCAGTTGGGTCTGCCCTGTAAACCCAGTGACGGATGCGGCGGCGTGGTTAAGACGCAAGTTTGATTTTAACCAGTCTGCAACTATACCGCGCAATATTCGCTATGTCTTGCTGGTGGTGATCCTGATCGGCTCTGCGATCACAGGCACCTTACTTTGGGAATGGCTTAATCCTGTTTCATTAATGGGGCGCAGTTTAATTTTTGGTTTTGGCAGCGGTGCATTGGTTTTAGTTGCACTGTTTTTATTCGATTTACTCGTTGTGGAACATGGTTGGTGCGGTCACCTTTGCCCATTAGGTGCGCTATATGGCGTAGCTGGGTGTAAAGGCGCATTAGTTGTTACAGCGGAAAATAAAGAAAACTGTAGCCGTTGTATGGACTGTTTCCACATTTGCCCGGAGCCGCAAGTTCTGCGCGCACCGGTCCTAGATAAACAAGCTCCAGCGCAGATATCCGATAAAGATTGTATTACTTGCGGTCGTTGCATCGATGTTTGTTCTGAGGATGTTTTTAAAATAACACTAAGATGGAGTTCGGGAGCAAAATCATGA
- the napG gene encoding ferredoxin-type protein NapG, producing the protein MPQKAKSQQAKSQNSRRRFLRDVARTAGGVAAVGVVLGLQQQTSRASGVKLRPPGALDEKTFASACVRCGQCVQACPYDMLKLATLASGLASGTPYFIAREKPCEMCEDIPCAKVCPSGALDKDIESINDARMGLAVLLDQENCLNFQGLRCDVCYRVCPLIDEAITLELEQNHRTGKHARFLPTVNSNYCTGCGKCEQACVLEEAAIKVLPRSLAKGELGHHYRFGWLEGNNGES; encoded by the coding sequence ATGCCCCAGAAAGCTAAGTCTCAACAGGCTAAGTCCCAGAACAGCCGTCGTCGCTTTTTACGCGATGTCGCCCGCACTGCGGGTGGGGTGGCGGCTGTTGGTGTGGTGCTGGGGCTTCAGCAACAAACTTCCCGTGCGAGTGGCGTCAAGCTCCGCCCGCCGGGTGCCCTTGATGAAAAAACATTTGCCAGTGCATGTGTCCGTTGTGGGCAATGTGTTCAAGCCTGCCCGTATGACATGTTGAAATTAGCGACATTGGCATCCGGTTTGGCTTCAGGAACGCCGTACTTTATCGCCCGAGAAAAGCCGTGTGAAATGTGTGAGGACATTCCTTGCGCTAAGGTTTGCCCAAGTGGTGCATTAGATAAAGACATTGAGTCGATTAATGATGCACGCATGGGGTTAGCTGTTTTACTCGATCAGGAAAACTGCCTTAACTTTCAAGGGTTAAGGTGTGATGTATGTTACCGCGTATGTCCACTGATTGATGAAGCTATCACATTGGAACTGGAACAAAACCACCGAACGGGTAAGCACGCGCGCTTCTTACCCACAGTCAATAGCAACTACTGCACGGGCTGCGGTAAATGTGAACAGGCTTGTGTATTGGAAGAGGCGGCTATCAAGGTATTACCAAGGTCGTTAGCAAAAGGTGAGTTAGGTCACCATTACCGCTTTGGTTGGCTGGAGGGTAACAATGGCGAATCGTAA